A portion of the Leptospira broomii serovar Hurstbridge str. 5399 genome contains these proteins:
- a CDS encoding efflux RND transporter periplasmic adaptor subunit: MKGKDSINMQDLRYSKYSKRFVVFTSLIFLFLMLVACGKKKETYYCPMHPTYTSDRPGTCPICGMDLVKKEADPSRQNHSKNSRTAESSNNVADHNSFHGKGDKSNQEETTSEIFLSAEKQQSIGIKTDLVLRRNLTKKLSVYSNVAYDPDLYAALTEYKEALRTSEVISEAGSSISLTNLQMRLRQLGLSTDQIRVWSSQQRDPSELILGGKAGRAHIYSQIYESDLSTAKVGLPFIFKTDVYPNKEFKGKIKSIDTILDKNSRTLRLRSEVSDPQHLLKPQMFGEARIEVSLPSILTLPTSAILDTGMRKMAYVQTGPDRFRPVEIRTGRTVDSWTEVISGVKEGERVVAESTFLIDSEAKIRFGNNAHSH; encoded by the coding sequence ATGAAAGGAAAGGATTCGATCAATATGCAAGATTTGCGATATAGCAAATATTCTAAGAGATTCGTCGTTTTTACAAGCCTCATTTTCTTATTCCTAATGTTGGTTGCCTGTGGAAAGAAAAAGGAAACGTACTATTGTCCGATGCATCCGACTTACACTTCGGACCGTCCCGGGACATGTCCGATCTGCGGGATGGATTTAGTGAAAAAAGAAGCCGATCCGTCCCGCCAAAATCATTCGAAAAATTCCCGAACTGCGGAATCATCGAACAATGTCGCGGATCATAACTCATTTCACGGGAAGGGTGATAAGTCGAATCAGGAAGAAACTACCTCCGAAATATTTCTCTCCGCCGAAAAACAACAATCCATCGGAATTAAGACCGATTTGGTACTTCGTAGAAATTTGACGAAGAAGTTAAGCGTTTATTCGAATGTCGCTTATGATCCGGATCTTTATGCGGCTCTTACCGAGTATAAGGAAGCTCTACGAACTTCCGAGGTTATATCCGAGGCGGGATCCTCGATCAGCTTAACAAATTTACAGATGCGTCTTAGACAATTGGGTTTGTCCACGGATCAAATTCGGGTCTGGTCTTCTCAACAGAGAGATCCTTCCGAATTAATCCTAGGCGGTAAGGCAGGGCGGGCACATATTTATTCTCAAATCTACGAATCGGACCTATCGACCGCCAAAGTGGGATTACCGTTTATCTTCAAGACGGACGTTTATCCTAATAAGGAATTCAAAGGTAAAATCAAAAGTATCGATACGATTCTGGATAAAAATAGCAGAACATTACGACTGCGAAGCGAAGTGTCGGATCCTCAACACCTGTTAAAGCCTCAGATGTTCGGCGAAGCAAGAATCGAAGTCTCGCTACCTTCCATCTTAACCTTACCGACTTCGGCTATTCTTGATACCGGAATGCGTAAGATGGCTTACGTTCAGACCGGTCCGGATCGGTTTCGACCGGTCGAAATTCGAACGGGTCGGACCGTCGATTCCTGGACCGAGGTCATTTCCGGAGTAAAGGAAGGTGAACGCGTTGTAGCCGAATCGACCTTTTTAATCGATTCCGAAGCGAAAATCCGTTTCGGGAATAACGCTCACAGTCATTAA
- a CDS encoding TolC family protein, translating into MSAQRTFSIIIIFLVSLPIFSEAKRLEEILEILAKEHPEAKSLAGVSHAHKSHSDASGILPDPKIGFAYRNYPTRNGYSLNGNRALDTPTMTGMEFSVSQEFPFPGKLGTEKRISKIMENEATLGYLVGVNRMLGDFFIRLNRFQRIEKKKQINGRILDLLNAQKSITEGYYSAGTVPLTGALKASIAKTDAMEKEAEYNTNLKDLTSQLEYYKVLDRVSLSDLFQINLDSFLEESLQRLNSLANSGVPAVEDTPDYKILLAEEKRLKEQTKLTKYSIAPQTEVFFSYMKRKSQTFSADTGPLNYSLMDTTEYRGDLFSFGVNMRVPVWSALKWNSITGETEHLAEVGKDSVDKTRAQMVSEINRGIEVIRGTSNQIQIVEKKLIPEMEKAARASASLYAPGKANIQDTLLAQTEVLNAKIRLEDLRERKNETILNMLKLLSLIYQDQKVPRHEKHQPEVTLGRGRE; encoded by the coding sequence ATGAGCGCACAACGCACATTTTCTATTATTATTATTTTCCTAGTTTCACTTCCGATCTTCTCAGAAGCGAAACGACTAGAAGAAATCCTTGAGATTCTTGCAAAGGAACATCCCGAAGCAAAATCTCTGGCAGGAGTTTCGCATGCACATAAATCGCATTCGGACGCCTCCGGCATTCTCCCCGATCCGAAGATCGGGTTTGCATATCGAAATTATCCGACTCGTAACGGATATTCTCTCAACGGGAATCGGGCTTTAGATACGCCCACCATGACCGGGATGGAATTCTCCGTTTCTCAGGAATTTCCTTTTCCCGGAAAATTGGGAACCGAAAAGAGGATCTCCAAAATCATGGAGAACGAAGCAACTCTCGGTTATCTAGTCGGAGTCAACCGAATGCTGGGTGATTTCTTTATTCGTTTAAATCGTTTTCAAAGAATTGAAAAGAAAAAGCAAATCAACGGTAGAATTTTGGATCTACTCAACGCTCAGAAATCCATTACCGAAGGGTATTATTCCGCGGGAACCGTGCCTTTGACAGGAGCCTTGAAAGCTTCGATCGCAAAGACGGATGCAATGGAGAAGGAAGCGGAGTATAATACAAATTTAAAGGATTTAACGTCTCAGCTCGAATACTATAAGGTGTTAGATCGGGTTTCTCTCTCGGATTTATTTCAGATCAATCTGGATTCGTTTTTAGAAGAAAGCCTTCAGAGATTAAATAGTTTGGCAAATTCCGGAGTTCCTGCAGTCGAAGATACTCCCGATTATAAGATTTTGTTGGCGGAAGAAAAAAGACTAAAAGAGCAGACTAAATTGACAAAATATTCCATAGCGCCTCAAACGGAGGTATTCTTTTCATATATGAAGAGAAAATCTCAAACTTTCTCGGCGGACACCGGCCCGTTAAACTACAGTTTGATGGATACCACCGAATATAGAGGCGATTTATTCAGCTTCGGAGTAAATATGCGGGTTCCCGTATGGTCTGCTTTGAAGTGGAATTCCATAACCGGAGAAACGGAACATCTGGCGGAAGTCGGAAAGGATTCGGTAGACAAGACTCGGGCCCAAATGGTTTCCGAAATCAATCGAGGCATAGAGGTCATCCGAGGAACTTCCAATCAAATTCAAATCGTTGAAAAAAAACTGATTCCGGAAATGGAAAAAGCAGCGAGAGCAAGCGCCTCTCTTTACGCTCCCGGCAAGGCCAATATCCAAGACACTCTTCTTGCCCAAACGGAAGTATTGAATGCAAAGATAAGATTGGAGGATTTGCGCGAGCGTAAAAATGAAACCATCTTAAATATGCTCAAACTTCTCAGCCTAATTTATCAAGATCAGAAAGTTCCTCGGCATGAAAAGCATCAGCCCGAAGTTACGTTGGGGAGAGGCCGCGAATGA
- a CDS encoding efflux RND transporter permease subunit, with product MIQNIIRFSAHNKFLILLFTLGILVASYVSMKTIPLDAIPDLSDTQVIVYSRWDRSPDIIEDQVTYPIITSLLGAPKIKVVRGFSDFGFSYVYVIFQDGTDIYWARSRVLEYLSRIQSQLPAGVKTELGPDASAVGWVFQYALVDTTGNNSLADLRTYQDFHLRYLLNSVPGVSEVAGIGGFKKQYQITINPNALRSYNIGFETLVQKIRESNQETGGRLLEISGAEYMVRGRGYLKSITDIENIPLSTDINGTPVLLKNIAAVQFGPDIRRGIADLNGEGDVVGGTIVMRHGENALSVIERVKAKINDIKTSLPTGTEIVTTYDRSELIDHAISNLKFKLMEEMLIVSLVILVFLWHFPSAIIPILTIPISVIVAFIPMNLLDVNANIMSLAGMAISIGVLVDGAIVEVENAYKKLEEWESGGRKGDYHMVRLEALLEVGPSVFFSLLVIAVAFFPIFTLVDQEGRLFRPLAYSKNIAMAVAALLAITLDPAFRMLFTRMEPFRFKNALLSKVATTLFVGKYYPEEKHPVSKVLFRLYEPACHWVLERPKTIIASALALVFLTIPVYLSLGSEFMPQLYEESLLYMPTTLPGISVAEAEKLMVAMDKKIKSFPEVKRVFGKAGRSDTATDSAPFSMMETVILLKPQDEWRTANRFYSNWPRILQYPFLPFVNERLSKDELIELMNREMQFPGATNAWTMPIKTRIDMLSTGMRTPIGIKVLGSSLDEIEKIGIQIETLLKTDKDVRSVFAERTAGGYFLDLELKREKLARYNISVEAAQQIIVAAIGGEQVTQTIEGRERFSVNVRYPRELRDSVEKIRSILVPTQEFGHIPIGEIADIKTKTGPSMIRDENGFLAGYVYVDPSTSDIGGFVDHAKRKVSESIQLPAGYSILWSGQYENMLRVRERMKYILPLTIFIIFLLLYFNTKSYAKTLIVLLAVPFSLIGAVGLLYILDYHVSVAVWVGMIALMGLDAETGVFMLLYLDLSYDSAERKGMVRTREDRIKAIIHGAVHRVRPKIMTVLAAMMGLLPIMWSNGTGSDVMKRIAAPMVGGLATSFLLELLVYPPIYLLWKEGKLTFGQSLPAVSKYFGQNESKKKDVLISQTESENETQIEGDLYEDEIRKSAQIKGKKLKKKTLS from the coding sequence ATGATTCAGAATATCATTCGCTTTTCGGCTCATAATAAATTTCTTATACTTCTTTTTACGTTGGGCATCCTTGTAGCATCCTACGTTTCGATGAAAACGATTCCGTTGGATGCAATTCCGGATCTTTCGGACACTCAGGTTATCGTATATTCAAGGTGGGACAGAAGTCCTGATATCATAGAGGACCAAGTAACGTATCCGATCATAACCTCCTTACTGGGGGCGCCGAAGATTAAAGTGGTGAGAGGATTTTCCGATTTCGGATTTTCCTACGTCTACGTGATTTTTCAGGACGGTACCGATATCTATTGGGCTCGTTCAAGAGTTCTGGAATATCTATCCCGAATTCAATCTCAGCTTCCCGCAGGCGTGAAAACCGAATTGGGACCGGATGCAAGCGCAGTCGGATGGGTATTCCAGTATGCCTTAGTCGATACGACCGGGAATAATTCCCTCGCCGATTTAAGGACCTACCAAGATTTCCATCTTCGATACTTGTTAAATTCGGTGCCGGGGGTTTCGGAGGTCGCAGGAATCGGCGGATTCAAAAAACAATATCAAATCACCATCAACCCGAACGCTCTTCGTTCCTATAATATAGGATTCGAGACGTTGGTTCAGAAAATACGGGAAAGCAATCAAGAGACGGGGGGAAGGCTCCTCGAAATTTCCGGCGCCGAATATATGGTTCGGGGAAGAGGGTATCTAAAATCGATAACCGATATAGAGAATATTCCTTTATCGACGGACATTAACGGAACGCCGGTGCTTTTAAAGAATATAGCTGCCGTACAATTCGGACCCGATATTCGAAGGGGAATCGCCGACCTAAACGGGGAAGGAGATGTGGTCGGCGGAACTATCGTTATGAGACACGGTGAGAATGCACTTTCAGTCATCGAGAGGGTTAAGGCCAAGATCAACGATATCAAGACCAGCCTTCCCACAGGGACCGAGATCGTAACTACGTACGATCGATCGGAATTGATCGATCACGCGATTTCTAACCTGAAATTTAAACTAATGGAGGAGATGCTCATAGTTTCCTTGGTGATTCTCGTTTTTCTTTGGCACTTCCCGTCGGCAATCATCCCAATACTTACCATACCGATCTCCGTCATCGTCGCATTCATTCCTATGAATCTTTTGGATGTGAACGCAAACATAATGTCCTTAGCAGGGATGGCAATTTCTATCGGCGTATTAGTGGATGGCGCGATAGTCGAGGTAGAAAACGCATACAAGAAGTTGGAGGAATGGGAATCCGGAGGAAGAAAAGGTGATTATCATATGGTTCGCCTAGAAGCTTTGCTAGAGGTCGGTCCGTCAGTATTCTTTTCCTTATTAGTCATTGCGGTGGCATTCTTCCCGATCTTTACTCTTGTGGACCAGGAAGGTAGGCTCTTTCGTCCATTAGCTTATTCTAAGAATATCGCGATGGCCGTGGCGGCCTTACTTGCGATAACGCTAGATCCTGCTTTTAGAATGCTATTTACACGGATGGAACCGTTTAGGTTCAAGAACGCGTTACTTTCAAAGGTCGCGACTACATTATTTGTAGGAAAATATTATCCGGAAGAAAAACATCCGGTCAGCAAGGTTCTTTTCCGACTTTACGAACCGGCTTGTCATTGGGTCTTAGAAAGACCCAAAACCATTATCGCTTCGGCGCTGGCTTTGGTTTTTTTGACGATTCCTGTCTATTTGAGTTTGGGGTCGGAGTTCATGCCTCAACTTTATGAAGAATCCCTTTTATACATGCCCACAACACTTCCTGGTATCTCCGTAGCTGAAGCTGAAAAACTGATGGTGGCGATGGATAAGAAGATCAAATCCTTTCCAGAAGTAAAACGAGTATTCGGAAAGGCAGGAAGGTCCGATACCGCGACGGATTCCGCTCCCTTTTCAATGATGGAGACGGTGATTTTACTAAAGCCGCAGGATGAATGGAGAACTGCGAATCGCTTTTATTCCAATTGGCCGCGAATTCTACAATACCCGTTTTTACCTTTTGTAAACGAACGATTAAGTAAGGACGAGCTTATCGAGTTGATGAACCGAGAAATGCAATTTCCTGGAGCGACGAACGCATGGACAATGCCCATAAAAACTCGGATCGACATGTTAAGCACCGGGATGAGAACGCCGATCGGAATCAAGGTCCTCGGCTCTTCCTTAGATGAAATTGAAAAAATAGGAATTCAGATCGAAACTTTGCTGAAGACGGATAAGGACGTGAGAAGCGTTTTTGCTGAAAGGACGGCAGGGGGCTACTTTTTGGATTTAGAACTAAAGCGAGAAAAGTTAGCTAGATATAACATTTCCGTCGAGGCAGCCCAACAAATTATAGTAGCAGCTATCGGTGGGGAACAGGTAACTCAAACGATAGAAGGGAGGGAACGTTTTTCCGTGAACGTTCGCTATCCCAGGGAACTCAGGGATTCGGTGGAAAAAATACGATCGATTCTGGTCCCGACTCAGGAATTCGGCCATATCCCGATTGGAGAAATTGCGGATATCAAAACCAAAACCGGACCGTCGATGATTCGGGACGAAAACGGATTTTTAGCCGGCTATGTCTATGTAGATCCTTCCACGTCCGACATTGGAGGCTTTGTAGATCATGCAAAAAGAAAGGTTTCCGAATCGATCCAGCTCCCCGCCGGCTATTCCATCCTTTGGAGCGGTCAGTACGAAAATATGTTAAGAGTTCGAGAAAGGATGAAATACATTCTTCCGCTAACAATATTTATTATTTTTCTACTGCTGTATTTTAATACGAAGTCGTATGCCAAAACTTTAATCGTTCTCCTGGCCGTTCCCTTTTCATTAATCGGCGCAGTGGGATTATTGTACATCTTGGATTATCATGTATCGGTCGCAGTTTGGGTAGGAATGATCGCTTTGATGGGCCTGGATGCCGAGACGGGCGTTTTTATGCTGCTCTATTTGGATCTGTCCTACGATTCTGCCGAACGAAAAGGAATGGTTCGAACCAGAGAAGATCGCATAAAAGCGATCATACACGGAGCCGTCCACAGGGTTCGCCCCAAAATCATGACCGTCCTAGCGGCAATGATGGGTCTACTTCCGATTA